GTTTCTACTAAAGATTTGAATCGTGTAACGATTCCTAGAGATAAAAATGATGACTACTCTGAGGCGGCTATCAAAACCCGCCAAGACTTCGTAAAAGAATATACAGGAACAGAGTTGAATCATACCACCAACTATTCTTTTGACATCACAAGAGGTAGAAGAAGTTGAATTAATTAAAAAAGGCTTTAAGGCCGTTTATTGGAAACCTTTATCATTTAAAATGGCAAGTTCCATGTTGGAACATTGTAAGGATATCCAAATTTTGGACTGACAGAAACCCTATAAGAGAAGGTGCGTTAAGGTCTGAACCTTTACTGCAAATTTCTACTATCTCAATTGATTATTGAATTGTGAAAATGCGTGGTATCGTTCTAATTAGTAATGCAATGGGAAAACGATTTTAATCAGTTTTTTTCATTTACCTAACTAGTTAAACAGGAATGGTTGCGTTAAAATTCTTACCTGCAATATACTTCTGGAAAGTATATATAATTAGTTATTGCCGAATTATAAAAGAGCATATAGGTTTAGTACTATTGTAATTCATTAGGATAATAGTATCATTTTCAATAGTTGAATAACTATACAATCTCATTATCGTATAATATTATTAGAAACAAGTTAACTGAATAGTCATTGTATCATACTATAGGAAAAATACCAAGAAAAAGACACACTGTTTTTCGAGACAAAAACGGGCTGCTTTATCATGAAGAACTATTTGGTACGGAGGGTTTTTCTGGGAACTCATCTCTTTTATATCATATTCACCCGCCAACACAAATAAAGGAAATTAAGGGAGAAATAAATGTTGCTCCTATTTCTGCTGTAAGAAATAATATACAATCGAGAAGGATCGGGAGTTTTGAAATTCCAAGTGAAGATGGATTCCTTGAAAGTCGAAAAATTTTATTTTATAACGATGATCTCGCATTGGGGTGCGCAGCACCAACAACATCGATGGAAGAATACTTTTACAAAAACGCTAACTCTGATGAGTTGCTTTTTGTACACGAGGGTGGTGGTGTGCTCAAGACACAATTTGGTCAAATAGAATTTACAGAGGGTGATTATTTAATTATTCCAAGAGGTGTAATTTATAAAATTAAATTTAGTACCCCAGGAAATAGATTGTTGGTGTTGGAATCTAATAGCCCTATTGTATTTCCGAGTCGCTATCGAAATAGAAATGGACAATTATTGGAACATGCTCCTTACTGTGAACGTGATTTTAGGTTGCCAAGTAATCTGGAGAGCATAGATCAGTCTGGGGAATTTGTAATTAAAATAAAAAAGAGTGGCATTTTACACACAGTTGTATATGCTAATCATCCTTTTGATGTTGTAGGATGGGATGGCTATAATTTCCCATATGCCTTTTCTATTCATGACTTTGAACCAATTACAGGGAGTATTCATCAACCTCCTCCAGTACATCAAACTTTTGAGGGAAATAATTTTGTTGTGTGCTCTTTTTGTCCAAGAATGTTTGATTATCATCCGCAGGCTATTCCTGCCCCATATAATCATAGTAACATAGATTCTGATGAAGTACTGTATTATGTTGATGGAGATTTTATGAGTAGAAAGAATATTAATAAAGGTGATTTCACACTTCATCCTGCAGGAATTCCACATGGTCCTCACCCTGGTACTGTGGAAAAAAGCATAGGCGAAAAACGAACTGAGGAATTGGCGGTAATGGTTGATCCTTTTAGGCCATTTATGCTAACACAAGAAGCAATAGATTTTGGAGATGACGAATACTATAAATCTTGGTTGAAATGAAAATAGATACACAGAGTAATGATTTTCTACCCCTTGCCGGAACTGATTATGTAGAATTGTATGTTAGTAATGCACTTCAAGCGGCCCACTATTATCAGTCGGCTTTTGGCTTTCAACCATTAGCTTATTCTGGTTTGTCTACAGGTGATTCTATAAGAGAATCTTATGTAGTTCAACAAGGTAAAATTATATTGATATTTACTTCTCCGTTAAAAAGCAATACAGATATTGGTCGTCATATAGATATTCATGGTGATGGTATTA
This region of Flavobacteriales bacterium genomic DNA includes:
- a CDS encoding homogentisate 1,2-dioxygenase translates to MYHTIGKIPRKRHTVFRDKNGLLYHEELFGTEGFSGNSSLLYHIHPPTQIKEIKGEINVAPISAVRNNIQSRRIGSFEIPSEDGFLESRKILFYNDDLALGCAAPTTSMEEYFYKNANSDELLFVHEGGGVLKTQFGQIEFTEGDYLIIPRGVIYKIKFSTPGNRLLVLESNSPIVFPSRYRNRNGQLLEHAPYCERDFRLPSNLESIDQSGEFVIKIKKSGILHTVVYANHPFDVVGWDGYNFPYAFSIHDFEPITGSIHQPPPVHQTFEGNNFVVCSFCPRMFDYHPQAIPAPYNHSNIDSDEVLYYVDGDFMSRKNINKGDFTLHPAGIPHGPHPGTVEKSIGEKRTEELAVMVDPFRPFMLTQEAIDFGDDEYYKSWLK